Below is a window of Ruegeria sp. THAF33 DNA.
TGCGGTTGGATCTGGATTTCGGCACCAGCTATGAGGATGACCCCCACAAAGTGCGCGCAACGGCGATCCGGGCTGTGAAGGCGGTGACCCGCGTGCTGAGTGGCGGAAAACATGAACCGGTTTGCCATATCACCGGTTTTGGCGACAGCAGCGTGGATTACGTGCTGCGGTTCTGGATCAGCGATCCGACCAAGGGGCTGACCAACATTCGGGGCAATGTTTACCTCGCCCTCTGGGACGCCTTCAAGGCCGAGGGGATATCGATTCCCTTCCCTCAGCGCGAGGTTCGGTTGCTGTCGGACGGCGCAGACTCGCAACAGATCGCCAAAGAGTGAGCGCCTGTGCGGCCCCTAAAGCGCCCGTTCATTGAAATGTTGCATTCCCCTTGTTACCTTATTAGTACCCCGGCGCCGGGGTTTCACGGCGCGCAGCAAAGGAGGACTATGTCCTGTCACTACATACACAGGCGGGTTTGCCCGCCGAAGACGGGGCCGGTGTAATGGCCCACTCTCAGTCAATCAGCGACAAGCTGCTTGAGCGTATCCTTTCCTCACTTTCCGATGACAAGGCCGAAGACGTCGTGCAGATCAACCTGCAAGGCAAGTCGTCTGTCGCGGATCACATGGTCATTGCTTCGGGTCGGTCGACCCGTCAGGTCTCGGCCATGGCGGAAAAGCTGACGGATCGCATCAAGCAGGAATTCGGTTTCACCTCGAAGGTCGAAGGCAAGGATGCCGGCGATTGGGTGCTGATCGATACGGGCGACGTGATCGTCCATATCTTCCGCCCCGAAGTGCGCGAATTCTACCAGCTGGAAAAGATGTGGCTGCCTCAGGGCGGCAGCGCCTCGGCGAACTGAGGCGCCATCCCGGCCCGTATTGAGGGGCCGGAGGCGAGAGAGATATGCGTATCAGCATAGTTGCGGTCGGGCGATTGCGCGCCGGACCGGAGAAGTCCCTGCTTGATGATTACCTGACCCGCTTTGATCGGACCGGCCGTGGCCTGGGCCTTGGTCCCGCGCGGGTGATCGAGGTTGATGACAAGAAAAACGCAGGCATGGGGGCCGAAGCCGCGTTGCTGCGCAAGGCGCTGCCCAAGGGCGCGGTGATCTGTACGCTGGACGAACGCGGGCGCGTGATGTCTTCGCCCGATTTTGCCAAGAAACTGGGTAGTTGGCGCGATGCGGGGCGGCAGGATCTGGCGCTGATCATCGGCGGAGCGGACGGAATAGACCCTGCTTTGCGGGCCGAAGCCGACTTTTCCCTCTCGTTCGGGTCGATGGTCTGGCCTCATATGCTGGTCCGTGTGATGCTGGCTGAGCAACTGTATCGGGCCGCGACCATTCTGTCAGGTGGCCCCTATCACCGGGTCTGACATGGCGCAGCTTCTGATCGTTTACCATTCGCGCACAGGTGGTGCCCGGCAGATGGCCGAAGCGGCGGCTGAATCGGCACGGGCAGAGACCGAGGTTGAGCTTGTGCCTGCGGATCAGGCGGGGCCGGAGGATGTGCTGGCCGCCGACGGCTACATCTTCTGCGCGCCAGAGAATCTGGCGGCGATCTCTGGCTTGATGAAGGAATTCTTCGACCGCTGCTATTACCCGGTTCTTGGACAGATCGAAGGTCGCCCATATGCGCAGATGATTTGCGCCGGGTCGGACGGAGAGAATGCAGCCCGCCAGATCGCACGGATCGCCACTGGCTGGCGGTTGAAAGAGGTCCAGTCGCCGCTGATTGTCTGCACGCACGCGCAAACGCCCGAGGCCATTCTGGCCCGAAAAACCATTCCGGAAGATCAGCTGGATCGGTGTCGTGAGATCGGCGCCGCGTTGGGTGCGGGCCTGACCATGGGGATTTTCTGAAGGTCAGTTCAGTTCGACCAACGTCGTGTCTTCGTTCCAGCCATCCACATTGCACCGGGCCTGAATCTGCACCTGTGAAACGTTTTCCGGAATCACCACGCCACCAAGCGAGCGGGTAAAAGGTTGTTCTGTCTCATGCGGGTGGTGCAGCACACGCATTCCCAGTTCATTCCCGTCCATGTCCAGAACGCGCCAGCCGTCGGCGTAATGATCCCAGCCTGTATCGGGATGCCGGATTGTCACGTCGAACCGCCACGTGTCACCGGTGGCACTGGCGCGGACCTGCTCGACTGTCGGCGGGTCGGCAAGGGCAGGGGCAGCCAGAAGGGCACTGAGAATCACATATCGCATGGATCGAACGTACGGTGTAACGCGGCGCATGGGGATCACGTCTCTGTGTTTGAGGTTTGGGCCATGAGGATCGCGCGGGAATGCGATGCAAACTCGCGGCGATACAGGACACCGAATGTGATCATCGTGCCCAACACCAATGCCATCGGTCCAAGAAACC
It encodes the following:
- a CDS encoding flavodoxin family protein; the protein is MAQLLIVYHSRTGGARQMAEAAAESARAETEVELVPADQAGPEDVLAADGYIFCAPENLAAISGLMKEFFDRCYYPVLGQIEGRPYAQMICAGSDGENAARQIARIATGWRLKEVQSPLIVCTHAQTPEAILARKTIPEDQLDRCREIGAALGAGLTMGIF
- the rsfS gene encoding ribosome silencing factor, giving the protein MAHSQSISDKLLERILSSLSDDKAEDVVQINLQGKSSVADHMVIASGRSTRQVSAMAEKLTDRIKQEFGFTSKVEGKDAGDWVLIDTGDVIVHIFRPEVREFYQLEKMWLPQGGSASAN
- the rlmH gene encoding 23S rRNA (pseudouridine(1915)-N(3))-methyltransferase RlmH, with protein sequence MRISIVAVGRLRAGPEKSLLDDYLTRFDRTGRGLGLGPARVIEVDDKKNAGMGAEAALLRKALPKGAVICTLDERGRVMSSPDFAKKLGSWRDAGRQDLALIIGGADGIDPALRAEADFSLSFGSMVWPHMLVRVMLAEQLYRAATILSGGPYHRV